TTAAATTCAGCACGTACCCGGGCGTTATAATCCTGAACCCGCGGATTGACGTAGGTATCCCCCCAGGATTTCTCGGGAATCGGCGATGGCAGGTACGTCCAATTGTTACGATCCGTCTGCACTAAGTGACGTCCAACGCCTTCCTTGTCCATGATCGTGCGTTCGTAGCTCTCCTCATAAACCTTAAGCGGCGTATAAACGAACAACGGCACGCCGTTCTTTGTATTCAGCCAGAAGATCCGGTTCTTCACTTCGCTCTCCTTCACGGTGAAGTGAGACTTCCCGACCGAATTATTCTGATAATTGCGAATCCCTTTCAGAATGCTTGGTGCCTGTACAGGCACGGACACAAAGCCCCACGAAGGGAAGTACAAATTGCCTGCGCTGTTGCTCAGATGGAAGACCGGCACGGCTTCATCGTCCAGCTTGCTGGCGATGTTGCGCTCGACAAATTTTTCGATGGAATCCTCCTGCCCGAATTTCATGACGAGGAAATCTTCCATCGAGCGGGTAATCAAATCGCCGAATTTATCGGTAAGAAACTCCGAAATGGATCGGACGATATCGATCTCCTGCTCACGCGTCCAACGATTGGCATGGCTCAGCAGCTCCTGCGCGAAATCGCGGATGAGATCGTCCACATCCTTCTGATCCATGATTTTGTTGATGACGTCGGAAATATCGGGCACGCTGACCAGGTTCCAGTAATACGTCTTATTCCCTTTATGATCCTGCTGTTCTTCCCCGTTCACGAGAATGTCGCCGTTCTTGGCGAAGATCGAATTCAGGGCATTCAGAATTTCCGTATATACGCTGTAAATCCGGTTGTTCTCCTGGTTCAGCAGATCGTATAAATCCTCATAGAACTCAATCATCTGCTCGGTGCGTTCCACATCCGCTTCCAGCCAATATTCGTTGATTTTGGCTTCGATATAGATGTTTTTCTTCTTGTCCTTCGAGACAAAAGCGCTCTTCGCATCACCCAGACGATCGATCGCCTGTTCTCTGGCCGACTCGATGTCACGAGGAATGCGGGTCAGATTCTCGCGCAGCGCTTCGATGTAGGACAGAAGCATTTTCAGCAGGCTGAAGCCCTTCTCCGTATAGATCAACCGGGACACATAGAACGGTCCTTGCTGTGGATGCAGGAACATGCGGCGGATTTGATCGCTGAACTGAGCCACGATCTCGCCCGGCAGCTGCTTCTTCGCTTTGATATACTCCTCGCGGGCTCTCGCCAGGAAATTCTGCTCCAGCTCCGTGTCCATATTGATAACCTGGTTCTTCACGACGTTCGCATAGCTGAGCCGTTCGCTATTCTGGTATCCGGGTAGCGGCTCCGGTACGCGAGACTCGAAGTTCTTCGTCATCGAGTCCAGGTCGATGCCGAGCTTGCTTGCGAATTTCTCGACGTCCTCCTGGCTTGGCGCCTTCTCAAACATGGTTTGCATTTTGCCGAAAACGCGGTACGCCAGATATGTGGTCATCTCTTCAATGGGTAGAACAGCTGAAGATGCGCCGATGATGTTGTAGTCGTAATTGGCAGGATACGCCTTGTTCATCTGCGCGATATTGGTACGGATGTTGCTGATATAGTCATGGATCGCAAACTCTTCGCCGGACTGTTTTTCCTCGCTCGCCATGAAGTTCGTGATATTCTCAGCGGTGACATTCATGCAGTAATCATAGGCGTTCTCCAGCAGTTTGCCTTCCGTATTCGTAGCGGAAATCAGATGACAGAGATTAAACGGAGGCAGCGGAGAGTTCACGGTCAGAATGTTGCCGTACTGCTGCTTGAACCGCTCGCCTCTGGCATCCACGTTCATCCAGTAGTCGAGCTCTTTGAGCGCGGCG
Above is a window of Paenibacillus sp. FSL K6-1330 DNA encoding:
- a CDS encoding tubulin-like doman-containing protein; translation: MKPVVREHIQQLDVSLGGGIVSEKIRVDTIDNPILIIGLGGTGIDALLRLKYQINRRFKLPEDPLSKKRMDKPDNVEFLAFETNEQDKNKRYKGIGLDPINEFVLLSNAEIGGLLQNRSILEPYITDWLSPELSITDGMNGAAGVRQAGRLLLFTKITQVVQAIDKKIKTLSVGTNKKLMVFLLTGLSGGTGSGCFLDIAYIVRGIIERDHGSAGIDRVNTLGYLFTPDINLANKSLSEHTREYIKKNGYAALKELDYWMNVDARGERFKQQYGNILTVNSPLPPFNLCHLISATNTEGKLLENAYDYCMNVTAENITNFMASEEKQSGEEFAIHDYISNIRTNIAQMNKAYPANYDYNIIGASSAVLPIEEMTTYLAYRVFGKMQTMFEKAPSQEDVEKFASKLGIDLDSMTKNFESRVPEPLPGYQNSERLSYANVVKNQVINMDTELEQNFLARAREEYIKAKKQLPGEIVAQFSDQIRRMFLHPQQGPFYVSRLIYTEKGFSLLKMLLSYIEALRENLTRIPRDIESAREQAIDRLGDAKSAFVSKDKKKNIYIEAKINEYWLEADVERTEQMIEFYEDLYDLLNQENNRIYSVYTEILNALNSIFAKNGDILVNGEEQQDHKGNKTYYWNLVSVPDISDVINKIMDQKDVDDLIRDFAQELLSHANRWTREQEIDIVRSISEFLTDKFGDLITRSMEDFLVMKFGQEDSIEKFVERNIASKLDDEAVPVFHLSNSAGNLYFPSWGFVSVPVQAPSILKGIRNYQNNSVGKSHFTVKESEVKNRIFWLNTKNGVPLFVYTPLKVYEESYERTIMDKEGVGRHLVQTDRNNWTYLPSPIPEKSWGDTYVNPRVQDYNARVRAEFNQALEFKIVIQKDVDQNTSSRYAVVFTKPFDLNELLRAYDLQLDSPKPNLGEVKRAWTELKRLLNEGLEPAGSKDIFNSINEEMAKENLIRSPEMIRSVREELKKYAAIAAKVTEFELLISDNQNEEKWLDQFIEALYTGTITKKGALFVYDRDPEEDSWEPFANLLKSVNDVEYEVYKHFRQLDEKSRSTLLRKSSRRDQELTASEDITPLLTKLEELAERFLETRDRLEYEKVELADGEERYQFYRQVSSKLNDIRRRLK